In the Pogona vitticeps strain Pit_001003342236 chromosome 2, PviZW2.1, whole genome shotgun sequence genome, TCTCTCCTTTATGATGTTTTCTTAAGGTTGACCCAACTGTGTAGCTTTTCTCACATTCTTCATACTGACAGGGTTTCTCTCCTATATAAATTTGCTGATCTACTACAAGGTTTGCCTTCCggctgaactttttcccacattctttgcatgcatagagtttttctcttgaatgaattTAAAAGCTGAGGAatgactgaaacattttccacattatttgCATGCATAGGGTTTTTCTCTTCGATGAATTTTTTGATGTATTATAAGGCTTCCAATTTGGCTGAAATCCCtgccacattcttcacatttatatggtttctctcctgtatgaattcgctgatgtactACAAGGCTTGACTTCTggctgaactttttcccacattcattgcactgaTGAGGTTTCTCTCCCGTATGGATTCGCTGGTGTACTTTAAGATTACTGCTCtggcagaaacatttcccacattctttacaagaatatggCTTCTTCCCTGAATGGGAGCGCTGATGTCTTCTAAAATTTGAGGAAcgactgaaacatttcccacattttttacatgcatagggtttttctcctgaatgaattcGTCGGTGCATTATAAGGTGTCCGCTTTGGGTGAAGCtcctcccacattcttcacatttatagggtttctctcctgtatgaattcgctgatgtactTGAAGTTGTGAAATGCATCTGAAGGCCTGTCCACATTCAGGACATTTGTATGTTTTCTGCTCAGTGTGTATTCTTTGATGTCTTTTAAGTTCTGAACTTCtcttgaagctcttcccacactctctGCACTTATAGACTTTCTCTTCAGAATGCATTGGTTGAGGTGCTTCAAGGTCAGAGCTAAAGCATTTGTTTTCCTCCCCTGTGTGAAATCTTGTATCTTCTGGGCTCCATCTGAAACTTTCTCCATCCTCCAAACAGTCACACAGATTTATCTCAGCCTgacatgttggacatttcactggtCTTTTCTTCAGAGGGATGTTTTGTTGATACTCTGAGCTTTGAAGAGCATTGATGCTCCTCCttgttgttttccccattttgtctTCAGAGGCATCGCCGCTCGGATATCTGCAAGTTCTGTCTCTCCTCTGATCTGCCTGATTTTGCCTCAGGGATTCATTTCCTTCCCAACAGTTCTCATTttcatcctcccctctttctggcaATGTTCCCTGTAGTCTtaattcctcctcttttccctcatCTGCTCAAAGGAGAGAATTAATAGTGAATTGAGGATCTAGAGGGTTTAAGGGGGAAAAGGTGCCAGTGAAAAAAGTTTATTGCATTCAGCAACCTGTTTCGTATTCAGGAAATCCTTCTCATATTCCTTTCCtaaaatttgtttttgttgtttagtcgtgtctgactcttcatgacccatatggaccagagtacgccaggccctcttgtcttacactgcctcccagagtttggtccgGGAGGCCAGTTTTTAGGTTTAGCTAAAGACACAAGAGGTTCAGTGGCTAACAAGTGAGTGGTAATACcctgaaagaaaggaacaaaattcaaacagatcttgataagctcaagcattgggctgaaagcaacagaatgaaatttcacagggagaagtgcaaagttctCTCCACCTAgggtaaaaaaaccccacacaaatgAACAGTTATAACATGGGGGATACTTGATtcagtaatattatgagtgaggaggattttggaattgttatGTAATATGAACCAAGAGTGCGagctggctgcaaaaaaaaaggcaaatggtattttaaTCCACAaggatagtctccaaatcccatgaggcactagttctcctctattcagcactggttaggcctcatcttgaattcCAGCTCCACTTCCGGTCACTTTAAAAGggatgccaacaagctggagCCAGTTGAGAAAAGAGCAACAAgagtgatcaggggactggaagccaagccctaggaggaaagactctctctatatatatataccttttaTATTCTGAGGGGCCTCTGAACGGAGAAAAGGAGCTTCATCTGCCTCATCCTCTTTTTGGTTGGCTCCTGCTTGTAGCTGCTTCTGTTCATCCTTAAGAGGAGCCTCTCTTTCCATGGGTGTTGATCAAAGGTCGACCTTCATCTGTCACCTTTAACAACAGAGCAGAAGCTTTTTAGAGTAACAGTCGGGACACCAGCCCTAACCTCATTTATATGTTCATTTGCCTTCGAAGGGAGAATCTAATTCAGGTGTTCATAGATAG is a window encoding:
- the LOC144587386 gene encoding uncharacterized protein LOC144587386 isoform X1; the protein is MEGEAPLKDKQKQLQTGANQKEDGADDTFLLLLQALEDLQDEGKEEELRLQGTLPERGEDENENCWEGNESLRQNQADQRRDRTCRYPSGDASEDKMGKTTRRSINALQSSEYQQNIPLKKRPVKCPTCQAEINLCDCLEDGESFRWSPEDTRFHTGEENKCFSSDLEAPQPMHSEEKVYKCRECGKSFKRSSELKRHQRIHTEQKTYKCPECGQAFRCISQLQVHQRIHTGEKPYKCEECGRSFTQSGHLIMHRRIHSGEKPYACKKCGKCFSRSSNFRRHQRSHSGKKPYSCKECGKCFCQSSNLKVHQRIHTGEKPHQCNECGKKFSQKSSLVVHQRIHTGEKPYKCEECGRDFSQIGSLIIHQKIHRREKPYACK